A single region of the Melospiza georgiana isolate bMelGeo1 chromosome 7, bMelGeo1.pri, whole genome shotgun sequence genome encodes:
- the LOC131085901 gene encoding 10 kDa heat shock protein, mitochondrial isoform X2 produces the protein MAGKAFRKFLPLFDRVLVERCAAETVTKGGIMIPEKSQGKVLQATVVAVGSGGRGKNGEIQPVSVKVGEKVLLPEYGGTKIVLEDKDYYLFRDGDILGKYVD, from the exons ATG gcaggaaaagcaTTTAGGAAATTTCTTCCCCTCTTTGATCGTGTACTGGTTGAGCGATGTGCAGCAGAGACAGTAACCAAAGGAGGAATCATGATACCAGAAAAATCCCAAGGGAAGGTACTACAAGCAACAGTAGTAGCAGTTGGATCTGGAGGCAGAGGAAAG aatgGCGAGATTCAGCCAGTGAGTGTAAAAGTTGGTGAAAAGGTTTTGCTCCCAGAATATGGTGGTACTAAGATCGTACTGGAAGATAAG GACTACTACTTGTTTAGAGATGGTGACATTCTTGGGAAATATGTGGACTAA
- the LOC131085901 gene encoding MOB-like protein phocein isoform X1, with the protein MVMAEGTAVLRRNRPGTKAQDFYNWPDESFEEMDSTLAVQQYIQQNIRADCSNIDKILEPPEGQDEGVWKYEHLRQFCLELNGLAVKLQSECHPDTCTQMTATEQWIFLCAAHKTPKECPAIDYTRHTLDGAACLLNSNKYFPSRVSIKESSVAKLGSVCRRIYRIFSHAYFHHRQIFDEYENETFLCHRFTKFVMKYNLMSKDNLIVPILEEEVQNSVSGESEA; encoded by the exons ATGGTCATGGCGGAGGGCACGGCCGTGCTCCGGCGGAACCGCCCGGGCACCAAGGCCCAG GATTTCTACAACTGGCCTGATGAATCCTTTGAAGAAATGGATAGTACATTAGCTGTCCAGCAG TATATTCAACAAAACATAAGGGCAGACTGTTCCAACATTGATAAGATCCTTGAACCTCCTGAAGGCCAGGATGAAGGTGTATGGAAGTATGAACATTTAAG ACAATTCTGCCTTGAGCTCAATGGACTGGCTGTCAAGCTTCAG AGTGAATGTCACCCTGACACGTGTACTCAGATGACAGCAACTGAACAGTGGATTTTTCTTTGTGCAGCTCATAAAACTCCCAAAGAG TGTCCTGCTATAGACTACACCCGGCACACACTTGATGGAGCTGCATGTCTTCTGAATAGCAATAAATATTTCCCCAGCAG GGTTAGCATAAAGGAATCCTCTGTAGCCAAATTAGGATCAGTGTGCCGAAGGATTTACAGGATATTTTCACATGCTTACTTTCATCACCGGCAGATATTTGATGAATATGAA AATGAAACTTTCTTGTGTCACCGGTTCACTAAGTTTGTGATGAAGTATAATCTGATGTCCAAGGATAACCTGATTGTACCAATTTTGGAAGAAGAAGTGCAAAATTCAGTGTCAGGGGAGAGTGAGGCATAA